In Candidatus Manganitrophus noduliformans, the genomic stretch GGAGCTGTCTCGTTGATGAGAAGATTTATCTCTTCGGGGGGCACAGCGGCGATCGAGTCCAGGACCGGGCGGCGGTGCTTAATCCTAAGACAAGAAAATGGATCGAACTGCCGCTGATGCCCGACGCCCGGGTGGCGATGGCGACCGTTTTTTTGGAGGGGAGAATCTATCTGATCGGGGGACGGGGACCGGACGGAAGAACACCGACGAACCGGGTCACCGCCTTCACCCCCTAGAGCGCCGGCTCGATGATGTACCGCCCCTCCGCGAAGCTCCGATCGAAATAGTTCTCATCGAACGTAAAGGTGTGGGTCGCTTCGTCGAAATCTTTGATCTTCGGCAGGGGGAGATGTCGATCCTTCAGGCAGCCATACTCCAGGTGCTCGACGACATCATCCGGGAAATTGTAGAAGATGCTGCTGATGTCGATCCCCGTTTCGGTCACCAGATAGCAACGACCGGAGCCTTTGGTGTGAAGGCAGTCTTCCAAAATGGCGAAGACATCCTGCTCCGTCCCTTTTCCCTCCTCGATCAGCCCCAGCCGGTGAGCGATCCGGCCCGTTCCGGTTTTGCAGGAGGCGCACTGCCCGCACGATTCGATCGCCAGGAAACGGGCGAAGTTCAGGCCGGCTTTCAGGATGCAGGCGGTGTCGTCGTAGACGATGAAGCCGCCGGAGCCGATACCGGAAGGGATCTTCCGCATCGATGCGAAATCGAGCGGGGTATCGAGTTTGTCGGCCGGGATCACGGCGTTGGTGGGACCGGAGAAGACCGCCCGGATATGGCGATCGAGCTTGGCGCCGCCGCCGTAGACCTCGATTAGAGTTCGCAGCGAAGTCCCCATCGGCAGCTCATACATCCCAGGGCGATTGACATCGCCGGTGAGGGTGAAGATCATCGTACCGGCGGTGTCGGCCGTTCCGATCGACTTGAACCAATCGGCTCCCCGCAGAATAATATAAGGAACGGTCGAGAGGGTTTCGACATTGTTGACGACGGTCGGTTGACCGAAGAGACCGTACTCCACCGGAATCATCCCTTTGGCGCGCGGCCAGGCCGGTTTTCCTTCAAGCACTTCCAACTGCGCGCGGTCTTCTCCGAGAAGATACGAGTCGGGACCGAAGCCGAGCTCAAGGGGGAGGTTCCGCCCCGTCCCCATGACGTTGTCGCCGATGTAGCCGGCGTCGGCGCATTCCTTCAACGCCCGCTGGAGAATGGCGATCTCTTTTTTAAAAATCTCTTTGATACAGATAATCGCCTTGTAGGTGCCGATGGCATACGACGCGATCATCATTCCTTCGATCAGCGAGTATGGATTCTTTTGAATGAGGTAGCGATCTTTGTAGGTGCCCGGCTCTCCTTCCGAGCCGTTGCAGACGAGGTATTTCGTGGGGATCATGCCGAGGATGTCGGCTTGTTTCTTGTAAACCCCTTCCCATTTGATCCCGGTCGGGAAACCGGCGCCGCCGCGACCGCGAAGGCTCGACCGCTTGATCTCGTCGATCACCTGCATCTGCGTCATCCCCAGCGCCTTTTTAAGGGCCTGGAAGCCGCCGCGGGCGAGATAATCGTCGAGCGTTTTGAGCGGCTCTTCATGTTGAAGAAGGATCTTCTGCTCCATCGTTTTCTGATCGGACATGATTCAATTCCCCCAACGAGTTCACCGAATTATAGCCAAACGAAATCGGAAAGGCAACCGGTTTGTGAGCGCGGAAGAAGATCCGATCGGCAGACCAGACGCCCGGCGACAGGAGCTGTTTTTTCTGTTCCTTTTTGACATTTCTATTGACGGAAATGATTTCTGCTTGACATGGAGAGGGAGATTCTGATACCAAAATCGATACCCCTGTCCACGGAGAGGGGAGCGGCAAGCACTCTTCCGCTGCCGAACCGTTGTTACCCCTGATTCATCCAATCACCGCCATCGAAAGGGAGGTCAGAATGAACAGAACAGCCCAGGCACTCGCCACATGGACCTTTGCTTTATCGCTCTTTGCCCCGATCACCCACGCGATTGCCGCAGGAGGTCACGGGCCCCACTGGGATTATGACGGGAAAGAGGGGCCGGAGCACTGGGGAGAGCTCGATCCGAAATTTCAGACGTGTAAATCGGGAAAGAACCAATCCCCCATCGATATCACCTCCGGCAAGCCGGAGAAGCTCGGTCCGATTGAATTCAAATATCATCCCTTCCCCCTGACCATTGTCAACAACGGCCACACCATCCAGGTGAACGCGCCGAAGGGGAGCTCCATCACCGTGGGGGGAAAGAAATACGATTTGCTTCAATTCCACTTCCACAGCCCGAGCGAGCACAAAAAGAGCGGTAAAGCCGGCGACATGGAGGTCCACCTCGTTCACAAGAACGACGCGGGAGAGCTGGCGGTCGTCGGGGTCTTTATGAACGCCGGAAAGGAGCATCCCCTCGTCAAAACGCTCTGGGAGCATCTCCCCGCCGAGGCCGGCAAAGAAAAGACGGTCGGTCAAGTCGTCATCAACCCGTTTGACTTCCTCCCCGCCAAGAAGACCTTCTCGAACTATCCCGGCTCGTTGACCACCCCCCCCTGCTCCGAAGGGGTCAACTGGATGGTCATGAACGACTCGATTGAAGTCTCGAAGGCCCAGGTGGAAAAATTCACCGCGATCTTCCCGATGACGGCCAGACCGGTTCAGCCGCTGCACGAAAGATCGATCAAAGTCGCCGCCGAATAATCCACTCCTTCGGCCGCTGCAAACCAAGAGAAAAATGCGGAGGGCGAACCGGATGGTTCGCCCTCCGTTGTTTCTCGAACCGGCCTGTCAACAATGCGCCTGGATTTTATCCGACAATCTGCAACAAGAAAAGCGTGGGTCTCTGTGGACGGAAACCGACCTACGAATGTGTGGCAAGAAGGGAGAGGGCATTGATGATCGCCGCTGCCACGGCGCTTCCCCCTTTTCTCCCCCGACAGGTGATGAAGGGGGTGGAGATGGAGAGAAGCTCCTCTTTCGCCTCGGCGGCCCCGATAAAGCCGACCGGGACCCCGATAATCAGCGACGGCTTCGCTTTTCCTTCTTTTACGAGGCGGATCAGATGCAGAAGCGCGGCGGGGGCGTTTCCAATCGCGTAGATCGATCCATCGCTCGTTTCGGCCGCCTTCTCCATTGCGACGGCGGTGCGGGGGAGGTTGACCTCTTTTGACTTTAAAATCACATCATCGTCGGAGATAAAGCACCAAACGGTCCCGCCATATTTTCTTAAGCGGTCTTTGGCGATCCCGACATCGACCGTCGGGGTATCGGCGACGATATCGGCGCCGAAACGGACCGCCGCCACCCCCGCTTCGACCGCGGCGGGGTGGAAGACCATCTCTCGGGCAAAATCAAAATCGGCGGTGGCATGGATGACCTGCCGGACCACCGACCACTGGCCGGGATGGAAGGAATGCGCCCCGGCCTCTTGATCAATTATTTTTAAGCCAGCCTCTTCAACCGCCTGCGGATCTTGCATCATGGTGTGCTCTCCACTTTGGTTTGAACTCAGCTTTTGCTCCCAACTTATTACTTCTAATGATGATGCGGCTTCGGAGCCATCAAAACCAACACCACCAGCCGCTGGGAAGAGCGGTTGGTGACACCATGATCGACGCCGGCCGGTGCGAGGACGGCCGAGTGGGCTTTCACCGTCTGCTCCTCCGCCCCGACGCGGAACGACCCTTCCCCCTCCAATACATAGTAGACTTTGTCCTCTCCTTCGTGGGCATGCGGCTTCTGCGCCTGCCCCGGCTCAAAGCAGTAAAGATCGCAGAAGAGGTTCTTCGTGTCAAAGAGGTTGATCTTCTTCATCTTCTCCGGGGAGAAGCTCTTCATCTTTTCAATCGTCGTGACCTGCATTCACTCCCTCCGCTCCGTCGAATTTTGTTCTTATCTTTTTCCAGCTCCCCGGCATCCTCTTTTTAGAGAAATCCCACATCGACGAGAAGGAAAAAACGGGAGAAGATCTCGCCGATAATCACCATCATCATCGCGATGTAAAGAAGACCGGTCGCCGACATCGTAGCGCGCTCTTTCACGGTTTGCAAGATCATCGGGGCAATAATCATCGGGCCGCCGATGCCGATCAGCAAACGAATCCAGAGGTAGAGCCCTTCAAACGTATTCAAGAGAAGCGCGTTCCGAAGCCGCTCCGACTCGGAGGTCAGCAGCAGATTCAAGAGGGCCAGCCCCCCTTCCACAAAGACAAGCCACATGAAGAGCTTCGCCAGATTCCGAAGGGGAACGATCGAAAGCGACGGGCGCGTCAAATAGCTGTGCCCCAACAACATCGCCAAAACTCCCGCCCCCAGGAGAAGACTGGAGATCAGAAAATAGAGAGAAAGGGAGAGGGCGCGAATCGGCCCCGCCGACGGGGGGAGGTAGTAGACAACGCTCGCCAGAATCGCGACCACCCCCGCGCCGGTCGCCCCCCAGAGAAGGGGCCGGCTGTGGTGCGGATGGCGAAACCAGAGACGAAGATTATAGATGAAAAGAAGGAGGGCAAAGAGAGAATAACCGAAGAGAATCGCGCCGCTCCATCCGAGCCCCGCGGAAAAGGGGATCGGAAAGAGAAAAAGTCCCAGAAGAAGGGTGAGAAAAAAGACCAGCCCGTTGGTCCTGAAGAACCCCAGGCCGACCGTCTCCAAGGAGGGAAGCGAGAGGAGAAAGGCTCCCCCCACGGCCAACTGTCCGAAGACTAAAAATGCGATTTCCTGAATTCTTCCCATGATTCCATAAAGCGCGAAGGCGGCCTATGCGGCGGGTTTTTAAGAAGTCTCTTCGGGCGGGTTCTCTTCATCGATCATCGGCAACTCTTCTTCCCCCT encodes the following:
- a CDS encoding carbonic anhydrase, whose protein sequence is MNRTAQALATWTFALSLFAPITHAIAAGGHGPHWDYDGKEGPEHWGELDPKFQTCKSGKNQSPIDITSGKPEKLGPIEFKYHPFPLTIVNNGHTIQVNAPKGSSITVGGKKYDLLQFHFHSPSEHKKSGKAGDMEVHLVHKNDAGELAVVGVFMNAGKEHPLVKTLWEHLPAEAGKEKTVGQVVINPFDFLPAKKTFSNYPGSLTTPPCSEGVNWMVMNDSIEVSKAQVEKFTAIFPMTARPVQPLHERSIKVAAE
- a CDS encoding cupin domain-containing protein; translated protein: MQVTTIEKMKSFSPEKMKKINLFDTKNLFCDLYCFEPGQAQKPHAHEGEDKVYYVLEGEGSFRVGAEEQTVKAHSAVLAPAGVDHGVTNRSSQRLVVLVLMAPKPHHH
- a CDS encoding precorrin-8X methylmutase, which gives rise to MMQDPQAVEEAGLKIIDQEAGAHSFHPGQWSVVRQVIHATADFDFAREMVFHPAAVEAGVAAVRFGADIVADTPTVDVGIAKDRLRKYGGTVWCFISDDDVILKSKEVNLPRTAVAMEKAAETSDGSIYAIGNAPAALLHLIRLVKEGKAKPSLIIGVPVGFIGAAEAKEELLSISTPFITCRGRKGGSAVAAAIINALSLLATHS
- a CDS encoding complex I 51 kDa subunit family protein, with amino-acid sequence MSDQKTMEQKILLQHEEPLKTLDDYLARGGFQALKKALGMTQMQVIDEIKRSSLRGRGGAGFPTGIKWEGVYKKQADILGMIPTKYLVCNGSEGEPGTYKDRYLIQKNPYSLIEGMMIASYAIGTYKAIICIKEIFKKEIAILQRALKECADAGYIGDNVMGTGRNLPLELGFGPDSYLLGEDRAQLEVLEGKPAWPRAKGMIPVEYGLFGQPTVVNNVETLSTVPYIILRGADWFKSIGTADTAGTMIFTLTGDVNRPGMYELPMGTSLRTLIEVYGGGAKLDRHIRAVFSGPTNAVIPADKLDTPLDFASMRKIPSGIGSGGFIVYDDTACILKAGLNFARFLAIESCGQCASCKTGTGRIAHRLGLIEEGKGTEQDVFAILEDCLHTKGSGRCYLVTETGIDISSIFYNFPDDVVEHLEYGCLKDRHLPLPKIKDFDEATHTFTFDENYFDRSFAEGRYIIEPAL